One part of the Cyclobacteriaceae bacterium genome encodes these proteins:
- the fabG gene encoding 3-oxoacyl-[acyl-carrier-protein] reductase: protein MKLLQGKTALVTGASKGIGRSIALKFAEQGANVAFTYLSSVEQGQALEAELASKGVKAKGYRSDASDFAQADKLINDVVADFGSLDVLVNNAGITMDNLLLRLNEEAWDKVINVNLKSCFNTVKAATKPMMKQKSGSIINMTSVVGLKGNAGQSNYAASKAGILGFTKSVALELGSRGIRSNAIAPGFIETEMTGKLDEKTVQSWRDAIPLKRGGRPEDVADACVFLASDMSAYITGQVLQVDGGMLT from the coding sequence ATGAAATTACTCCAGGGAAAAACCGCACTCGTAACCGGGGCATCAAAAGGCATAGGAAGATCTATTGCACTTAAGTTTGCCGAACAAGGAGCCAACGTGGCCTTCACCTACTTATCCAGTGTTGAACAAGGCCAGGCGCTGGAAGCTGAGTTGGCCTCCAAAGGCGTGAAAGCAAAAGGTTATCGTTCCGATGCTTCCGATTTTGCGCAGGCCGATAAACTTATCAATGATGTTGTTGCCGATTTCGGTTCGCTTGATGTATTGGTGAACAATGCCGGTATTACCATGGACAACCTGTTGCTTCGCCTGAATGAAGAAGCCTGGGATAAAGTAATTAACGTAAACCTGAAGTCGTGCTTCAATACGGTTAAAGCAGCGACCAAACCAATGATGAAACAAAAAAGCGGTTCCATCATCAACATGACATCAGTAGTAGGATTAAAAGGGAATGCGGGGCAATCAAATTATGCCGCTTCGAAAGCAGGAATTTTAGGTTTTACAAAATCCGTAGCCCTTGAATTAGGTTCTCGTGGCATCCGTTCCAATGCTATTGCGCCCGGTTTTATTGAAACAGAAATGACGGGCAAACTTGATGAGAAGACTGTTCAAAGCTGGCGCGATGCCATTCCATTAAAGCGTGGTGGAAGACCTGAAGATGTTGCTGATGCGTGTGTGTTCCTTGCGAGTGATATGTCTGCTTACATTACCGGCCAGGTATTACAGGTGGATGGTGGTATGTTAACCTGA
- the lpdA gene encoding dihydrolipoyl dehydrogenase, giving the protein MSKYDLIVIGSGPGGYVAAIRASQLGMKVGVVEKAELGGICLNWGCIPTKALLKSANVFEYISHAKDYGITVKDAQADLPGMVKRSREVAAGMSKGIQFLFKKNKIDHIAGLGKLKKGGKVEVTAADGKKTDYEAKHIILATGGRSRELPALKIDGKKIIGYREAMVLENQPKKMLVVGSGAIGVEFAYFYNTIGTEVTIVEFMPRIVPVEDEEVSKTLEKAFKKAGMTIHTSSEVTAVDTKGKNCVATVKTPSGEIKIEADVVLSAVGVSTNLEGIGLEEVGVKTDKGKVIVDDFYKTNVSGVYAIGDIVKGPALAHVASAEGIICVEKIAGHNPEPLNYNNLPGCTYCSPEIASVGYTEEAAKKAGYEIKVGKFPFTASGKAKAGGASDGFVKVIFDAKYGEWLGAHFIGANVTEMIAEVVVARKLETTGHEIIKSVHPHPTMSEAVMEAAAAAYGEVIHL; this is encoded by the coding sequence ATGTCTAAATACGATCTTATTGTTATTGGTTCTGGTCCGGGTGGTTATGTGGCCGCGATTCGCGCATCACAACTGGGTATGAAGGTTGGTGTAGTGGAGAAAGCCGAGTTGGGCGGTATCTGTCTGAACTGGGGTTGTATTCCTACCAAAGCATTATTAAAAAGTGCCAATGTTTTTGAATACATCAGCCATGCAAAGGATTATGGCATAACCGTGAAAGATGCCCAGGCTGATTTGCCAGGCATGGTAAAACGCAGCCGCGAAGTGGCAGCCGGCATGAGCAAGGGCATTCAGTTTTTGTTCAAGAAAAATAAGATTGATCATATAGCTGGCCTGGGGAAACTAAAAAAGGGTGGTAAGGTTGAAGTTACTGCAGCCGATGGAAAGAAGACCGATTATGAGGCCAAGCATATTATCCTGGCTACCGGTGGGCGTTCGCGCGAATTGCCCGCATTGAAAATTGATGGAAAAAAAATTATCGGCTATCGCGAAGCCATGGTGCTCGAAAATCAGCCTAAGAAGATGCTGGTGGTAGGTTCCGGTGCGATCGGTGTTGAGTTTGCCTACTTCTATAACACCATCGGTACGGAAGTTACCATCGTGGAGTTTATGCCACGTATCGTTCCCGTAGAAGATGAGGAGGTTTCAAAAACATTGGAGAAGGCTTTTAAGAAAGCCGGTATGACCATTCACACCAGCTCGGAAGTTACGGCAGTAGATACCAAGGGGAAAAATTGTGTGGCCACGGTGAAGACACCCTCGGGCGAAATTAAAATCGAAGCGGATGTAGTTTTATCGGCTGTTGGTGTGAGCACTAACCTTGAAGGAATAGGTTTAGAAGAAGTTGGTGTCAAAACGGATAAAGGAAAAGTAATCGTAGATGATTTCTACAAAACCAATGTTTCGGGTGTGTATGCTATTGGCGATATAGTGAAAGGCCCGGCTTTGGCGCATGTGGCTTCTGCCGAAGGCATTATCTGTGTCGAAAAAATTGCCGGCCATAATCCGGAGCCATTGAACTATAATAACCTTCCGGGTTGTACCTACTGCTCACCTGAAATTGCATCGGTAGGGTATACTGAAGAAGCCGCAAAGAAAGCCGGCTATGAAATTAAAGTTGGTAAGTTTCCGTTTACGGCCTCCGGTAAAGCGAAGGCTGGTGGCGCATCCGATGGTTTTGTAAAAGTGATTTTTGACGCCAAATATGGCGAGTGGCTGGGTGCGCACTTTATCGGTGCCAACGTAACCGAAATGATTGCTGAGGTTGTGGTGGCACGCAAGTTGGAAACGACCGGTCATGAAATTATCAAATCTGTACACCCACACCCTACTATGAGTGAGGCGGTGATGGAAGCTGCTGCCGCAGCTTACGGTGAAGTGATCCACCTGTAA
- a CDS encoding tetratricopeptide repeat protein, translating into MNIYVMRKLAFVCCFFAIGHTFAQKSDSLFQVQYTNALNKLNDGAYREASAQLSQLIGAGFTNPEAYLKRGVAFVQLKEYEKAKPDFDQASKAGIATAELFEFRGTMRYALKDWKGAVDDLEKVTSTGRSDVEIFQKIGIAKYSLQDYKGAADALAKVVQRGVKDKEVFSMLGLSLGKLDDCKGASQALSAAASMGASSKEIFTQLGNCQYSAKDYSGATESLSRAIGLGENTAVIFLTRGHSLYIQKDYDNASKDYEKFISMGGNDFDVFKNLGDIRFTKNDFQGAIKYYDQAIKSSDKDAIVFNNRGKAKMSIGDSKGALPDFDRALQLNPTNTKAMFNRGMARFEVQDYTGAVEDLEKTKTTEGDSPELQRKLGIAKYSIGMKDAARTNLEAALKGGIKDSKTLLYAGYLRFDNNDFKGAVEALTAAEMGGEKEATIYEKRGKASFQLKDYAAAVVDLENVVKKGNADLVTYEALGIAYVNLQKDKEAVPALDKAAAMGSKNKDVYYQLGNARFKQNNFDGAIESYDKAVTLGASDEVVFNNRGKAKLNKGEAKESIEDFTRALGVKQDYVLAYKNRAKARYQLNEYTAVITDVAVVVARNQADADDYALLGLSRYNMKDYAGSVGDLTKAIDGGSKDNSVVLTRGTAYLELKEYEKAVADLTKAIDGGEKSSGVFAKRGKAKYFLKDYAGALPDLEKAIQQGEMDAALFDMRGYCKYEAKNFNGAIEDFSSAITKDPKLAVAYFHRGDAQFRSANWSGAIQDYTQAIGLGMKDPILFNNRGKAFLEQENYTEAISDFSAALAINKDFTKAYENRGQAYFKMNKFTEASKDLRAAEKLMEKPEPELYKLLADSYFNGKNYVVALEYFDKLIKAGYNDKDVYYRRGRVLLEKEDFAAAIKDFDAAQKAGDNSIQLLLDKAKAYLGLGDGKSAIAELSNVISIDKNNTNAYFNRAMIKEDLKDFEGAVLDYNRVLSINPDDGLAYYNRANCKAEMDDIGAGISDLDDAIRVEPKNASYYKLRGNFYYQLKETDKACFDWRRAVELGDAKARFQIDQYCRKK; encoded by the coding sequence ATGAACATTTATGTTATGCGGAAACTCGCTTTTGTTTGTTGCTTTTTTGCAATCGGGCATACGTTCGCCCAAAAGTCAGACTCGCTTTTTCAGGTTCAGTACACAAATGCCCTGAATAAATTGAATGATGGTGCATACCGTGAGGCTTCGGCACAACTTTCCCAACTTATTGGCGCAGGGTTTACAAACCCTGAAGCATACCTGAAGCGGGGTGTTGCTTTTGTTCAGTTGAAAGAGTACGAAAAAGCCAAACCAGATTTTGATCAGGCTTCAAAAGCCGGAATTGCCACCGCAGAATTATTTGAGTTTCGTGGCACGATGCGCTATGCACTTAAAGACTGGAAAGGCGCTGTGGATGACCTGGAAAAAGTAACATCAACCGGCCGGTCGGATGTTGAGATTTTTCAAAAGATAGGCATTGCAAAATATTCCTTACAAGATTACAAAGGCGCGGCCGATGCATTGGCAAAAGTTGTGCAACGCGGTGTAAAGGACAAAGAGGTTTTCAGCATGCTTGGCCTGAGCCTGGGAAAACTTGATGATTGTAAAGGTGCATCGCAAGCCTTGTCTGCGGCTGCATCTATGGGCGCCAGCAGCAAGGAGATTTTTACGCAGTTGGGCAATTGCCAATATTCAGCAAAGGATTATTCCGGTGCTACCGAATCATTAAGCCGCGCCATTGGATTGGGTGAAAATACAGCGGTAATTTTTTTAACCCGTGGGCATAGCTTGTACATCCAAAAGGATTATGACAATGCTTCAAAAGACTATGAGAAATTTATTTCAATGGGTGGTAATGATTTTGATGTGTTCAAAAACCTGGGCGACATACGCTTTACCAAAAATGATTTTCAGGGGGCTATTAAATACTACGATCAGGCCATCAAAAGTTCTGATAAAGATGCAATAGTCTTTAACAATCGCGGTAAAGCAAAAATGAGTATTGGCGATAGCAAAGGCGCGCTTCCGGATTTTGATCGGGCTTTGCAATTAAACCCAACCAATACCAAGGCCATGTTTAACCGCGGGATGGCACGTTTCGAGGTGCAGGATTATACCGGTGCCGTGGAAGATTTAGAGAAAACAAAAACAACAGAAGGCGACTCACCCGAATTACAGCGCAAACTGGGCATCGCTAAATATAGCATCGGTATGAAAGATGCTGCACGTACTAATCTTGAAGCTGCCCTAAAAGGTGGTATAAAGGATTCAAAAACACTGCTGTATGCAGGCTACCTTCGCTTTGATAATAACGATTTCAAGGGTGCTGTTGAGGCTTTGACTGCGGCAGAAATGGGTGGCGAAAAAGAAGCCACGATTTATGAAAAACGCGGCAAGGCTTCCTTTCAACTAAAAGATTATGCGGCAGCCGTGGTTGATCTTGAAAATGTAGTTAAGAAGGGCAATGCTGATTTGGTTACTTACGAAGCACTGGGTATCGCTTATGTGAACCTCCAAAAGGATAAAGAGGCAGTTCCGGCATTGGATAAGGCCGCTGCCATGGGAAGCAAAAATAAAGACGTTTACTATCAACTAGGCAATGCCCGGTTCAAACAAAATAATTTTGATGGAGCCATTGAATCATATGATAAGGCTGTGACGTTGGGCGCCAGTGATGAGGTGGTGTTTAACAACAGAGGAAAAGCAAAACTCAACAAAGGCGAAGCAAAGGAATCCATTGAAGACTTCACGCGGGCGCTTGGCGTCAAGCAAGATTATGTACTGGCTTACAAAAACAGGGCAAAGGCTCGGTATCAATTGAATGAATATACTGCGGTTATAACCGATGTTGCCGTGGTGGTTGCCCGCAACCAGGCCGATGCAGATGACTATGCACTGTTGGGTTTATCCCGGTATAACATGAAAGATTATGCAGGCTCAGTCGGTGACCTGACAAAGGCCATCGATGGGGGTAGTAAAGATAACAGCGTGGTACTGACCCGCGGTACTGCTTATCTTGAACTAAAGGAGTACGAAAAAGCAGTTGCAGACTTGACGAAGGCTATTGACGGTGGTGAGAAATCTTCAGGTGTTTTCGCAAAGCGTGGTAAGGCAAAATATTTTCTTAAAGATTATGCCGGGGCGTTGCCCGATTTGGAAAAAGCTATTCAGCAAGGCGAAATGGATGCAGCGCTCTTTGACATGCGTGGCTACTGCAAATATGAAGCGAAAAATTTCAATGGAGCCATTGAAGACTTTTCATCAGCTATTACAAAAGATCCGAAGCTAGCCGTTGCTTATTTTCACCGCGGTGATGCGCAGTTCCGGTCCGCTAACTGGAGTGGTGCCATACAGGATTATACGCAAGCTATAGGTTTGGGTATGAAGGATCCGATATTGTTCAACAACCGGGGTAAGGCATTTCTTGAACAGGAAAACTACACGGAAGCCATCAGCGACTTTTCGGCCGCCCTGGCAATTAACAAAGACTTTACAAAGGCTTATGAAAACCGCGGCCAGGCTTACTTCAAGATGAATAAGTTTACTGAAGCATCAAAAGACTTGCGGGCAGCGGAAAAACTTATGGAGAAGCCTGAACCAGAATTATATAAACTGCTGGCCGACTCGTATTTCAACGGAAAGAATTATGTTGTTGCCCTGGAGTACTTCGATAAACTCATAAAAGCCGGTTACAACGATAAGGATGTGTACTACCGAAGAGGGAGGGTTTTATTGGAAAAGGAAGACTTTGCTGCGGCCATCAAAGATTTTGATGCAGCACAAAAGGCCGGTGATAATTCCATTCAGTTATTGTTGGACAAAGCAAAAGCCTATTTGGGCCTGGGCGATGGAAAGTCGGCCATTGCGGAACTCAGCAACGTTATTTCCATCGATAAGAATAACACCAATGCGTACTTTAACCGCGCCATGATTAAGGAAGACCTGAAGGATTTTGAAGGTGCCGTGTTGGATTATAACCGAGTGCTTTCCATTAATCCTGATGATGGCCTGGCCTATTACAACCGGGCAAATTGTAAAGCCGAAATGGACGACATTGGGGCGGGCATTTCCGACCTGGACGATGCCATTCGTGTAGAACCTAAAAATGCATCATATTACAAGCTGCGCGGTAACTTTTACTACCAGTTAAAGGAAACCGATAAGGCCTGCTTCGATTGGCGCAGGGCGGTTGAACTGGGCGATGCCAAGGCCCGGTTCCAAATCGATCAATATTGTCGGAAAAAGTAG
- a CDS encoding thermonuclease family protein, whose translation MKTFGAFLVMVLTGYGVMANTVKGKVVSVVDGNTLEIIAEDNETYKVVLSGIDSPELDQEFGETAKEFLEKAIRDKAIQVQLQGRDRWGNYVGIVYTNKGVDVRKLLLSNGLAWVIEKDATDEFKSLEQKAREQGAGLWQHESPTPPWVYRRQQSMLQPKGV comes from the coding sequence ATGAAAACGTTTGGCGCATTTCTGGTGATGGTTCTTACAGGTTATGGCGTAATGGCCAATACTGTAAAAGGCAAGGTTGTTTCCGTGGTTGATGGCAATACCCTGGAAATTATAGCTGAGGATAATGAGACCTATAAGGTTGTACTTTCTGGTATTGATAGCCCCGAGCTCGATCAGGAGTTTGGGGAAACGGCAAAGGAATTTTTGGAGAAGGCCATCCGTGATAAAGCCATACAGGTACAACTCCAGGGAAGAGACCGTTGGGGAAATTATGTTGGCATAGTTTACACGAATAAAGGTGTTGATGTACGGAAATTATTACTATCAAACGGATTGGCATGGGTAATTGAAAAGGATGCCACCGATGAGTTCAAAAGCCTTGAACAAAAGGCGCGTGAGCAAGGTGCAGGTTTGTGGCAACACGAGTCACCTACACCCCCTTGGGTATACCGCAGGCAACAATCCATGCTTCAGCCCAAAGGTGTTTAA
- the deoC gene encoding deoxyribose-phosphate aldolase produces MNLADYIEHTNLSPMLTIRDIDRLVEEAVQNKFFGVCVPPFWVKRAQREIGKNKIALVTVAGFPLGYNMTETKLDEIKRAIDNGADEVDVVWNITSFKTGIPWTKIELAKCSKLCHDHQKLVKIIIETAYLSDDEIILACKLCADAGVDFVKTSTGFAPAGAKVEHIRLMRSALPLDVGIKASGGIKTKEQAIEMITAGADRLGTSSGINIVTIS; encoded by the coding sequence ATGAACCTTGCCGATTACATCGAACACACAAACCTGTCGCCAATGCTTACCATAAGGGATATTGACAGGCTGGTGGAGGAGGCTGTTCAAAATAAATTCTTTGGTGTTTGTGTTCCGCCCTTTTGGGTAAAGCGTGCCCAACGCGAAATCGGAAAAAATAAAATTGCACTTGTTACCGTAGCAGGATTTCCGCTTGGTTATAACATGACCGAAACAAAACTTGACGAAATAAAGCGTGCAATCGATAACGGGGCTGATGAAGTGGATGTGGTGTGGAATATAACTTCTTTTAAAACGGGCATACCGTGGACAAAAATCGAACTGGCCAAGTGCAGCAAACTATGCCACGATCACCAGAAGCTTGTAAAGATTATCATTGAAACCGCGTATCTTTCAGATGATGAAATTATCCTGGCATGCAAACTTTGTGCAGATGCTGGAGTGGATTTTGTAAAAACCTCAACGGGTTTTGCCCCTGCGGGCGCTAAGGTTGAACACATTCGCTTAATGCGAAGTGCACTACCGCTGGATGTGGGCATTAAAGCATCGGGAGGAATTAAGACAAAAGAGCAGGCAATTGAAATGATTACAGCAGGTGCCGATCGGCTGGGTACTTCATCGGGAATAAATATTGTAACAATTTCCTAG
- a CDS encoding NADP-dependent glyceraldehyde-3-phosphate dehydrogenase, translated as MSKFLSNMFPEASAIPEDINVTYVEQREYLINGELRHWPGALNTVQSPVFVKEGTHYKQQVIGATPLLTSIEALLALDAAVEAYNLGHGLWPTLSVAERITHIEKFLALMREQREDVVKLLMWEIGKTLKDSEKEFDRTCDYIVDTVKALKELDRNSAKLVEEQGFMAQIRRVPLGVALCMGPFNYPLNETFSTLIPALIMGNTVVFKPAKYGVLLIRPLLKAFQQSFPPGVVNIIYGKGRDTVGALMETGKVDVFAFIGTNKGANDLKRLHPKPHRLKSILGLDAKNPAIVLPDADLDTTITECVTGSLSFNGQRCTALKILFVHNSIVDEFIKRFIAEVAKLKPGMPWENGVQLTPLPEPGKTDYLRGLLEDAKKHGAKVMNEHGGEILNSFFYPAVLYPVNEKMKIYHEEQFGPVIPVVPFETDEEAIRYVVNSNFGQQVSIFGSDSKKIASYIDMFTNQVGRINVNTQCQRGPDTFPFNGRKDSAEGTLSVADALRVFSIRTLVATKATDGNKQIISTIIRNRESVFLSTDYIM; from the coding sequence ATGAGTAAATTTTTATCGAATATGTTTCCGGAGGCTTCCGCCATTCCGGAAGATATTAACGTAACGTATGTTGAGCAGCGCGAGTACCTGATCAATGGCGAACTCAGGCATTGGCCGGGTGCATTAAATACCGTTCAAAGCCCCGTGTTTGTAAAAGAAGGCACGCACTACAAGCAACAAGTTATTGGCGCAACACCTTTGCTCACCTCCATTGAAGCGTTGCTGGCCCTTGATGCCGCAGTTGAGGCTTACAACCTCGGGCATGGGTTGTGGCCTACCTTATCCGTAGCGGAAAGGATTACGCATATTGAAAAGTTTCTTGCCCTGATGCGTGAACAACGGGAAGATGTAGTAAAGCTATTGATGTGGGAGATCGGAAAAACATTGAAAGATTCGGAAAAGGAATTTGACCGGACCTGCGATTATATCGTGGATACCGTTAAGGCCTTAAAAGAACTTGATCGCAACTCAGCCAAGTTAGTGGAGGAACAGGGCTTTATGGCCCAAATCCGAAGAGTGCCGTTAGGTGTTGCCTTGTGCATGGGCCCATTCAACTATCCGTTAAACGAAACCTTCAGTACACTTATCCCGGCCTTGATCATGGGCAATACCGTGGTGTTTAAGCCAGCCAAGTATGGGGTGTTGTTAATTCGCCCACTGTTGAAAGCATTTCAGCAAAGTTTCCCTCCGGGGGTTGTTAACATTATTTATGGTAAGGGACGCGATACCGTTGGGGCACTTATGGAAACCGGTAAGGTTGATGTGTTTGCTTTTATTGGAACCAATAAAGGAGCCAACGATTTAAAACGCCTTCATCCGAAGCCCCATCGCCTGAAATCCATTCTTGGGCTGGATGCAAAAAATCCGGCTATTGTATTACCGGATGCTGACTTGGATACCACCATAACCGAATGTGTTACCGGATCGTTATCGTTTAACGGACAACGGTGCACGGCCCTGAAAATATTGTTTGTTCACAACAGTATTGTGGATGAATTTATCAAAAGATTTATAGCTGAAGTTGCCAAACTAAAACCCGGTATGCCGTGGGAAAATGGTGTTCAACTCACGCCTTTACCTGAGCCCGGTAAAACCGATTACTTGCGTGGATTGCTGGAGGATGCTAAAAAGCACGGAGCCAAGGTTATGAACGAGCATGGCGGTGAAATATTGAATTCGTTTTTTTATCCTGCTGTACTGTATCCGGTCAACGAGAAAATGAAAATTTATCATGAGGAGCAATTCGGCCCTGTAATTCCTGTTGTGCCATTCGAAACGGATGAGGAAGCCATACGGTATGTGGTTAACTCAAACTTTGGCCAGCAGGTAAGTATTTTCGGGAGCGATAGCAAAAAGATTGCCTCTTACATTGATATGTTTACCAACCAGGTTGGCCGGATAAACGTGAACACACAATGCCAGCGTGGGCCGGATACGTTTCCGTTCAACGGCAGAAAAGATTCGGCAGAAGGAACACTTTCGGTAGCCGATGCCTTGCGTGTGTTTTCCATTCGCACCCTGGTGGCTACAAAAGCTACCGATGGCAACAAGCAAATCATCAGCACCATTATCCGCAACCGCGAATCGGTATTTCTCAGTACCGATTACATCATGTAA
- a CDS encoding acylphosphatase → MKHISIRVTGKVQGVFFRASAVSAAQQIGVRGFVRNEPDGSVYLEVEGSDEQLNALVAWCKIGPPRARVDEVQVNESITLYHFNDFKIIR, encoded by the coding sequence ATGAAGCATATTTCCATTCGCGTAACCGGAAAGGTTCAAGGTGTTTTCTTTCGTGCTTCGGCTGTTTCGGCTGCGCAGCAAATCGGAGTGCGTGGCTTTGTTCGTAACGAACCTGACGGGAGTGTTTACTTAGAAGTTGAGGGAAGCGATGAACAACTAAACGCATTGGTTGCGTGGTGCAAGATTGGGCCGCCCCGTGCCCGGGTAGATGAGGTTCAGGTAAATGAAAGCATAACGCTATATCATTTCAACGATTTTAAAATTATTCGCTAA
- a CDS encoding MBL fold metallo-hydrolase, translating into MDVRVKFLGAAGSVTGSRYLVDAGDFRFLFDCGLFQGLKDLRLRNWDEFPVDPSTIQCVVISHAHIDHIGYLPKLVKEGFTGPIYCTHPTADLMEILLLDSAKLQEEEALFAEKKGYSKHEHPKPLYTEGDVKAVFPLVKSFGYNEHIRIHSRAEIIYRDAGHLLGSAITEVLLEGDSQKKKLVFSGDIGRYTSAMLHPPTAIEQTDVLFVESTYGNQENAYDDPTDDFVRIVNETIHRGGVLLIPAFAVGRTQGILYYMRQLMKEDRIPDVPVYIDSPMAISSTYLFFKHPKFLKESFNLEEFAREAETNMVVFVRSNEHSKSLNEIKKNAIIISSSGMLTGGRILHHLYHRLRRKEDTILMAGFQAEGTRGRRLLDGEKTIKIFGEQVPVNCKLEYISSMSGHADKGELFRWLGNFKDKPKFTFTIHGESPGIDEYAQTIRKELGWNVVVPQYLESFELFKGI; encoded by the coding sequence GTGGATGTTCGTGTAAAATTTTTGGGAGCAGCCGGAAGTGTTACCGGTTCGCGTTATCTGGTAGATGCCGGTGACTTTCGTTTTCTTTTTGATTGTGGATTGTTTCAGGGATTAAAAGACTTGCGTCTGCGTAACTGGGATGAGTTTCCGGTTGATCCATCCACTATACAATGCGTTGTGATCAGTCATGCCCACATTGATCATATCGGCTATTTACCAAAGCTCGTAAAAGAAGGTTTCACTGGCCCCATTTATTGCACGCATCCAACGGCCGATTTGATGGAAATTCTATTACTTGATTCTGCCAAACTGCAGGAAGAAGAAGCATTGTTTGCCGAGAAGAAGGGCTATTCAAAACATGAGCATCCAAAACCATTGTATACAGAAGGTGATGTAAAAGCAGTATTTCCATTGGTGAAATCATTCGGATACAATGAACACATTCGTATTCATAGCAGAGCTGAAATTATTTATCGCGATGCAGGCCACTTACTGGGATCGGCCATAACCGAAGTTCTTCTTGAAGGCGATTCACAGAAAAAAAAGCTTGTGTTTTCCGGTGACATTGGCCGGTATACCAGTGCCATGCTGCATCCTCCAACGGCCATTGAGCAAACGGATGTGCTTTTTGTGGAGTCAACGTATGGCAATCAGGAAAACGCATATGATGATCCTACGGATGATTTTGTGCGCATCGTAAACGAAACGATTCATCGGGGAGGGGTTTTGTTGATTCCGGCCTTTGCCGTAGGCCGAACGCAGGGTATTTTATATTACATGCGTCAGCTGATGAAGGAGGATAGGATTCCGGATGTGCCCGTGTACATCGACAGCCCCATGGCGATTTCATCTACCTATTTGTTTTTCAAGCATCCTAAATTTCTGAAGGAAAGTTTTAACCTGGAAGAATTTGCGCGTGAAGCAGAAACCAACATGGTGGTGTTTGTCCGGTCCAATGAACACTCGAAATCGTTGAATGAAATTAAGAAGAATGCCATCATCATTTCTTCCAGCGGTATGCTTACGGGTGGAAGAATACTGCATCACTTGTATCACAGGCTGCGCAGAAAAGAAGACACTATACTGATGGCAGGCTTTCAGGCAGAGGGCACACGCGGAAGAAGATTATTGGATGGTGAAAAGACCATTAAAATTTTTGGTGAACAAGTGCCGGTAAACTGTAAACTGGAATACATCAGCTCTATGAGCGGGCATGCCGATAAGGGGGAGTTGTTTCGGTGGCTGGGAAATTTTAAAGACAAACCGAAGTTTACGTTTACCATACACGGTGAAAGTCCGGGTATTGATGAGTATGCACAAACTATTCGGAAAGAATTGGGTTGGAATGTAGTGGTACCTCAGTACCTGGAAAGTTTTGAGTTGTTCAAAGGTATATGA
- a CDS encoding PIN domain-containing protein, with product MNVFLDANILVSVLNKEYPLFVHSARIVSLAGTTRFKIFTSPLCLAIGYYFAEKKSGANLAKQKIKLLTQRINISTIDEEVVLQAAGDKAIHDFEDGIEYYAAKKSKCTCLVTEDAKDFYFSKIKVLTAEQFVQHYLL from the coding sequence ATGAACGTTTTTCTGGATGCCAACATACTGGTTTCTGTTTTGAACAAGGAGTACCCGCTTTTTGTGCACAGCGCCCGTATAGTAAGCCTGGCCGGCACTACACGTTTCAAAATATTCACTTCACCACTTTGCCTGGCCATTGGATATTATTTTGCTGAAAAAAAGAGTGGCGCAAACTTGGCAAAACAAAAGATTAAACTGCTCACACAAAGGATTAATATTAGTACTATCGATGAAGAAGTTGTTTTGCAAGCTGCTGGTGATAAAGCTATTCATGATTTTGAAGATGGTATTGAATATTATGCTGCTAAAAAATCAAAATGCACCTGCCTTGTTACTGAAGATGCAAAGGATTTTTATTTTTCTAAGATTAAAGTGCTGACAGCCGAACAGTTTGTGCAGCACTACTTACTTTGA
- a CDS encoding nuclear transport factor 2 family protein, with protein MLGNFTGEKQKRWIKIDDVTVETLNIALTPVEEALARAESMEIRALLKRDTVALKSIWLKDFTLDELHNKVHHDPNPLPHYLSLHRRIEKILVTGDHAYVSGTEYAVQVKEGNSVDTQVARKYAHMWIKELFGWKMASKSYN; from the coding sequence GTGTTAGGCAACTTCACTGGTGAGAAACAAAAACGATGGATAAAAATTGATGACGTTACCGTTGAAACTCTCAACATAGCGTTGACCCCTGTTGAAGAGGCACTGGCCAGGGCCGAGTCGATGGAGATCAGGGCACTCCTGAAACGAGATACTGTTGCATTAAAAAGTATTTGGCTGAAGGACTTTACCCTTGATGAACTACACAACAAAGTACACCATGATCCTAATCCGTTGCCGCATTACCTTTCCTTGCACCGGAGAATTGAAAAAATTTTAGTAACAGGTGATCATGCCTATGTTTCGGGAACAGAATACGCAGTACAGGTAAAGGAAGGCAACAGTGTTGATACACAGGTTGCACGCAAGTACGCCCACATGTGGATAAAGGAGTTATTCGGGTGGAAAATGGCCAGCAAGAGTTATAATTAA